ATGCAGCGCCAGGCCCCGGACGGGGATTTCCGCTCCAACCTGCATGCCGGCGGCAGTGCCCGCGCGGCCAAGGCCAGCCGCGCCGAACAGCAGGTGGCGGTGCGCTCGGCCAAGGCGCTGGGGTTGAGCGTGGCCGGCGTCGACCTGATCCGCTCCAGCCGCGGCCCGCTGGTGCTGGAGGTCAATTCCACGCCCGGGCTGGAGGGCATCGAGGCGATCTGCCAAGCCGACCTGGCCGGCCGCATCATCGATCACGTGGCATCCATGAAAAAGCCTTCCATTTCAAAGGCTTGATTGGTTTTCCGAAACCTTTCGGAGCGCTTAACACCGGTTTAATCGACCCCGGCGTAGGCTTCGACGAACCGCAGCTCTGCCCTCCTCAGCAGGATCGGTAATCGGGAACACACTTCAGGCCCAGGCGGTTTACCGTCTGGGCCTTTTTCCAAGGGCGTCCGCGCCTGCCAAAACTCACTTGCTGAGGGAAACCCGACAGGGATACAGTCGGCGTTCTGTTCAGGCTGACTAAAGGATTGGTTGAAATGAATCGCATGAAGCTCGCCACCGTTGCGTCGCTCCTGTTGCTGGCCTCCGGTGGGGTGCAGGCCGCCAAAGACGAAGTGTTCGCCACCGGCAAACCGCTGGCTGAACAACTCCAGCGCATCGATGTCGATATGAACGATGGCAAGACGTACTCTGAACTCAAGCTTGAAGATCGCAGTCGCGTTCGTGAAGCACTGGGGCGTATGCGTATCACCCTGGAACGCTTCCCGCAGGAGGCGTCCATTCCCGCCGCTGCCAAGACCGATCTGTTCAACGACCAGCAGATCGTGAACACGGTTTTGACACAGGCGCGCGAGGATAGCCGTCTAATATGTCGGCGTGAGAAGGCAACCGGCTCCAATTTCGCGGTTACCCAGTGTTTGACTCTCGCCCAGCGTGAGCGCATGAAGAACGATGCGCAGCTGCAGATGAACAAGGCGCAGCGCGTTGGCAATTTCTCCAACTAGAGGTCACAGTGCGAATTCTTGTAATTGAAGACAACAGCGACATCGCCGCCAACCTGGGTGACTACCTCGAAGACCGTGGCCATACTGTCGACTTCGCCGCCGATGGCGTGACCGGCCTGCATCTGGCGGTGGTCCATGAGTTCGACGCGATCGTGCTGGATCTCAATCTGCCGGGCATGGATGGAATCGAGGTCTGCCGCAAGCTTCGCAACGAAGCACGCAAGCAGACCCCGGTGCTCATGCTGACCGCACGGGATTCGCTGGACAACAAGCTGGCCGGGTTCGATTCCGGTGCGGACGACTACCTGATCAAGCCATTCGCGCTGCAGGAAGTCGAAGTCCGTCTGAACGCCCTGTCGCGTCGCGGCAAGGGCGTGCAGACCCGCGTGCTGGAAACCGGCGACCTTGAATACAACCTGGACACGCTGGAAGTGCGCCGCCAGGGCAAGCTGCTTCAGCTCAACCCGACCGCACTGAAGATCCTGCAGGCACTGATGGAAGCGGCCCCGGCCGTGGTGACCCGGCAGGAGCTGGAAACCCGCGTGTGGGGCGAGGAACTGCCGGATTCGGACTCGCTGCGCGTGCACATCCACGGCCTGCGTGCAGTGGTGGACAAGCCCTTCGAGGTGCCGTTGATCCAGACCCGCCATGGCATCGGATACCGCATCGCCGCCCCGGAAGCCTGATCCGGTGACGGCGAAGGGGGAGCGCCGCCGGGCACCGTACCGGCGTCGGCTGCGCAGTCGCATCATCGTGTCCTTCGCGCTGTTGGGCTTGTGCCTGACAGCGCTGTTTGCGTTTGCCACCAACTGGACCCGCGCACGCGTGGAAAACCAGCTGGTGGAAGACGTGTTGAACCGCAACATCGACGAGTTCGCGATGCGGTATCAACTCGATCCGGGCCGCAGCCCGGAGGTGCCTTTCCAGCAGGTGCGCGCGTTTGCCTACCCCAAGGACAAGTTCGACCGGGTACGTGAGGAGCGACCGGAATGGGCTGCCTACGCCACGGGCAACTACAACGTGGCCGGGGTGGACGAAGAGAATCGTCCGTTTTCCTACAAGCTGGCCGTCCGCAAGACGCCGGATGCGTGGTTCTTCCTCGCGTACGACATGACCGAGAGCATCCGCGGCGAAGCCCAGCTCAACCGCGCGCTGTTCTTCTCCGTCCTGGTCTTCAGCGTGCTGTCGCTGGTACTGGGCTGGTGGTCGGCGTCCAAGGTGATGAAGCCGGTGTCCGACCTGGCCGCGCGCCTGCGCGCCTATCGCGGCGGCACCAGCGAACCGGAGCCGTTGGCCCCGCGCTTCCCCGATGACGAAGTGGGCCAGCTGGCCCAGGCGCTGGATGACTATTCTTCGCGGCTCACCGAAGTGGTGCAGCGCGATCGCGAGTTCAACGCCGACGTCAGCCACGAGCTGCGCACGCCGCTGGCGGTGATTCGCGGCGCTACCGAGCTGCTGCTGGCGCGCCCGGGGCTGGACGAAAAAGTGGTGCAGCGCCTGCAGCGCATCCAGCGCGCCGAACAGCAATGCACCGACCTGATCGGGTCGCTGCTGCTGCTGTCGCGCAACGAGCGCGGGCAGGGCAACAGCAATGTCGCGCGCGTGACCGAGCAGCTGCTGGACGCGCACCGTGCGCAGCTGGGCGGCAAGCCGCTGGAGCTCGTGCTCGAGGGCGACCGCGATCTGGTCATCGATGCGCCCGAATCGGCCTTGTCGGTGGCGCTGGGCAACCTGATCGGCAACGCCGTGAAGTATTCGCAGGAAGGCTCGGTGCGCGTGCGGGTCAGTGGCAACCGCGTGGACGTGATCGACAGCGGTCCCGGCCTGAGCGCCGAAGACGCGGCCAAACTGTTCCAGCGCGGCTACCGCGGCACCCATGCCGGCCATTCGCAGGGCGGCGGCATCGGCCTGTCGATCGTCAGCCGGCTGTGCGACCTGTACGGCTGGCAGGTGAGTGTGCGCCCGGGTGTTGAGCGCGGCGTGGTGGCCACACTGACGTTCGCGCCAGCGCTGTAAGGCGGCACCCGCGAATCCCACGCAGGTAGAGCCACCCCATGGGTGGCTGCTCTTCACGGCATAAGATAATCGCGCAACCACCCATGGGATGGCTCTACCGGGGGCTGGTCGCCAATTCGCGGTACAGGCGGTCCAGCTGCTCCACCTTCGCCTGCAGATGCTCCGGCTGGCCATCATTGACCACCACGTCATCGGCCAAGGCAAGGCGCTGTTCCCTACTGGCCTGGGCGGCAATCATCCGGTCGGCCAGTTCGGCCGTAATGCCATCGCGCTGCAGCAGGCGTGCGTGCTGCACCGCCACCGGCACGTCCACCACCAGCACCCGGTCGAGCCAAGGGTATTGCTGGCGGCCGCCGGCCTCGGCCAGCAGCGGAATGGCGGCCATCGCATAAGGCCCGGTGGCCTGCTCGCAGGTGGCGCGCAGCTGCTGCCGGATCGCCGGATGGGTAATGGCTTCCAGGGCCTGGCGCTCCTGCGCGGAAGCGAAGATGCGCTCGCGCAGCGCCGCACGGTCCAGCTGGCCATCGGCCAGCAGGATGTCGGGTCCAAAGTGTGCGGTGATCCGGGCCAGGCCTTCGCTGCCGGGGGCGACCACGTCGCGGGCCGCCACGTCGGCGTCGGCCACGGTGATGCCCAACGCCTCGAAGCGGCGGCTGAGCTCGCTCTTGCCGGCGGCGATGCCGCCGGTCAGGCCGATGATGTAGCTGCTCATCGGCCGGCCCTCAGCGCAGGCCAGCGTAGCCCATGTAGGCGTTGATGATCTGCTCGCCCCACATGAAGACGATCCAGCCGGCGACGGCCAGATACGGCCCGAACGGGATGGGCGTGGCACGGTCGCGGCCGCGCGAGTAGATCCAGATCGAGCCGATGATGGCGCCGACGATCGAGGACAACATGATGATCGGCAGGATGCCCTTCAAGCCGCACCAGGCCCCCAGCGCGGCCAGCAGCTTGAAATCGCCGTGGCCCATGCCTTCCTTGCCGGTGATCTGCTTGAACAGCCACCACACCGACCACAGCGACAGGTAGCCGGCCAGGGCGCCCAGCAGGGCCGGTTTGGCCGGCATATAGAGATTGTCGCTGGCCGCGATCAGGCCCAGCCACATCAGGGGCAGGGTCAACTGGTCCGGCAGCAGCTGGGTGCGCAGGTCGATCCCGGACAGGGCCACCAGGAAGCAGCTCAGCACGATCGCGCCGAAGCCCTGCCAGCCAAAGCCGAACTGCCACACGCTGGCCAGCACCAGCAGCGCGGTCACCAGCTCCACCAGTGGGTACTGGATCGAGATGGGGGCGTGGCAATGGCGGCACTTGCCACGCAGGGCCAGCCAGCTGAACAGCGGGATGTTCTCGTACCAAGAAAGCTTGTGCTTGCAGTGCGGGCAGTGCGATGGCTCCACCACGATCCCCGGCGGCGGCGGCTCGTAGATGTCCGGCTCTTCCAGCACTTCGCGGGCGTCGCGCTTCCACTGCCACTCCAGCCGCTTGGGCAGGCGCAGGATGACTACGTTGAGGAAGCTGCCGATCAGCAGCCCCAGTCCGGCCGCGGCGGGGTAGCCGAGACCGGGATGCTGGTCGAGAAATGCCATTGTTACCTTAGCCGATGACGGCGCCGAGTTTGAAGATGGGCAGGTACATGCCGATCACCATGCCACCAACAATGGTACCAATGAACA
This is a stretch of genomic DNA from Stenotrophomonas rhizophila. It encodes these proteins:
- a CDS encoding response regulator transcription factor, producing the protein MRILVIEDNSDIAANLGDYLEDRGHTVDFAADGVTGLHLAVVHEFDAIVLDLNLPGMDGIEVCRKLRNEARKQTPVLMLTARDSLDNKLAGFDSGADDYLIKPFALQEVEVRLNALSRRGKGVQTRVLETGDLEYNLDTLEVRRQGKLLQLNPTALKILQALMEAAPAVVTRQELETRVWGEELPDSDSLRVHIHGLRAVVDKPFEVPLIQTRHGIGYRIAAPEA
- a CDS encoding sensor histidine kinase; translation: MASDTASPPRKPDPVTAKGERRRAPYRRRLRSRIIVSFALLGLCLTALFAFATNWTRARVENQLVEDVLNRNIDEFAMRYQLDPGRSPEVPFQQVRAFAYPKDKFDRVREERPEWAAYATGNYNVAGVDEENRPFSYKLAVRKTPDAWFFLAYDMTESIRGEAQLNRALFFSVLVFSVLSLVLGWWSASKVMKPVSDLAARLRAYRGGTSEPEPLAPRFPDDEVGQLAQALDDYSSRLTEVVQRDREFNADVSHELRTPLAVIRGATELLLARPGLDEKVVQRLQRIQRAEQQCTDLIGSLLLLSRNERGQGNSNVARVTEQLLDAHRAQLGGKPLELVLEGDRDLVIDAPESALSVALGNLIGNAVKYSQEGSVRVRVSGNRVDVIDSGPGLSAEDAAKLFQRGYRGTHAGHSQGGGIGLSIVSRLCDLYGWQVSVRPGVERGVVATLTFAPAL
- the coaE gene encoding dephospho-CoA kinase (Dephospho-CoA kinase (CoaE) performs the final step in coenzyme A biosynthesis.) — its product is MSSYIIGLTGGIAAGKSELSRRFEALGITVADADVAARDVVAPGSEGLARITAHFGPDILLADGQLDRAALRERIFASAQERQALEAITHPAIRQQLRATCEQATGPYAMAAIPLLAEAGGRQQYPWLDRVLVVDVPVAVQHARLLQRDGITAELADRMIAAQASREQRLALADDVVVNDGQPEHLQAKVEQLDRLYRELATSPR
- a CDS encoding prepilin peptidase, which produces MAFLDQHPGLGYPAAAGLGLLIGSFLNVVILRLPKRLEWQWKRDAREVLEEPDIYEPPPPGIVVEPSHCPHCKHKLSWYENIPLFSWLALRGKCRHCHAPISIQYPLVELVTALLVLASVWQFGFGWQGFGAIVLSCFLVALSGIDLRTQLLPDQLTLPLMWLGLIAASDNLYMPAKPALLGALAGYLSLWSVWWLFKQITGKEGMGHGDFKLLAALGAWCGLKGILPIIMLSSIVGAIIGSIWIYSRGRDRATPIPFGPYLAVAGWIVFMWGEQIINAYMGYAGLR